ggaggaggaagaggaagacagtGAGGTAAGGGCCTGTGAGGGCAGGCAGATACTGAAGTTGCAGAGAGGTCCTGTTTGGTTGCCGTCTGTAGTTTTcaactctctttccttctcctattTTGACATCATCCCCCAAGACCCACTGTATTCTAAGCTTTAGCCTTGAATTCATTGAGCTCCATCATCGCAGGTACCATTTGCCTTCTTACCTCTTCCTTTGTTGATACTATAACAAGCAGATCTAGTTCTGGCTTTTCAGAGTCTGTCTCCTATAGAGAGAACAAGGAGATAGGTGTTACCTTGGCTAGTTGACTGTTTTCTTCtctggaaaatttattttctggccACAGTGCCTGAAAGATACTTTTGGCTGGCAGCCCTTGCCTTGTCCTGGGCCTTTTGCTGGTGACTGCTAAGCCCAGTTCAGGATGTCAGTTGTACTTATGCTAGCCCTTTCCGTCCCCCCAATTTTCATGACCATATACTTGTATCTTTCAGTGTTTTGAGGACCTGTGTTCAGTCAGGACCTCTTGATTCTGAGTATgagctgtggggagggaggggatcATCCCAGTCTCAGCAGTCTGGGATCCTCCCCCTGGCAGGAATGCAGCGAGGAAGAGGATGGCTACAGCAGTGAGGAGgcagagaatgaggaagatgagGATGACACCGAGGAGGCTGAAGAGGacgatgaagaagaagaagaagagatgaTGGTGCCAGggatggaaggcaaagaggaggtGTGTGGGGAAGGGGAGCAATGAGTCTTAAAAAGCCACAAGGCAGGTGTCAGTCCCCTAATTTTGATTTTGAGACAGGGGATCCCCCTGATACTTTAGGATGGAAGTAATAGTCATGGGGATTTATTCTGCAAGGGGAATGAGATGGTAAGCCTTTGGGGTCGAATTATCTAAAAACGAGGGAGAGGGAGTGTGCTGCTGTCTCTAGAAAGATGAAATCTGTGCTTCTCCTGTTTGTTAAAGCTCTTTTGGGGGTCCCAGTGAAAGCAAGCATAGGTGAACGGTCAGGAGCACATCAGTGTGGAACACATGTTCAGAAGCTCCCATGatgctccttttcttcctcttaagCCTGGCTCTGACAGTGGTACAACAGCGGTGGTGGCCCTGATACGAGGGAAGCAGTTGATTGTAGCCAACGCAGGAGACTCTCGCTGTGTGGTATCTGAGGCTGGCAAAGCTTTAGACATGTCCTATGATCACAAACCAGAGGATGAAGTAGAACTAGCACGCATCAAGAATGCTGGTGGCAAGGTCACCATGGATGGGCGAGTCAACGGGGGCCTCAACCTCTCCAGAGCCATTGGTAAGGGCCAAGAAACTGGGAAAGACTTCTAGGGTCTTTCTCTCTGTCCCAGACTACCTAGTAGCAAACTTTAATCTTCCTAGTGCTTGTGCCTTTCAAAGCACTTTAATATCTAATACCTCTGTTCTTATATTCCTGTGAAATAACTAAGATGGGTATAGGTATCATTATACACAGGTATCATTATACCCATCTTATGTAACATTTGAATGATGAAAAAGACCGGTgagtgccgggcacagtggcttacgcctgtaatcccagcactttgggaggctgaggtgggtggatcacctgaggtcaggagttcgaggccagcctggccaacatggtgaaaccccatctctactaaaaaaaaataataataatacaaaaattagctgggcatggtggcgcaagcctgtaatcccagctactcgggaggctgaggcaggagaacctcttgaatccgggaggcggaggttgtagtgagccaagatcgtgccattacactccagcctgggctacaagagcaaaactccatctcaaaaaaaaaaaaaaaaaaaagatttaaaagaaaaagaccagTGAGTGACTTTCTTAAGGTTCAGCAGTCTGGTGGCAGGGTTGAAACTAGAAAAACTAGGACTTAGGACTCAGTTCTCCATTCCTCTAGATTATGGAACTTTGTaaagaagggaaatgaatggCAAGGTTTGACCTGCCACAAACACAAGTCTGTGGGAAgtatccaaactgctcatcaACCAACCATTCCTTTACTCCAGGGGACCACTTCTATAAGAGAAACAAGAACCTGCCACCTGAGGAACAGATGATTTCAGCCCTTCCTGACATCAAGGTGCTGACTCTCACTGACGACCATGAATTCATGGTCATTGCCTGTGATGGCATCTGGTGAGCACTGGCAGAATGCCCAAAATTCCCCTTTCTGCAGCATGTCTTCTCTTATAGGGCTCAAGGCACCTCTAGGATTAGAGCCTAGGCAGACCTAGACCTCTTGGTGGGTGAAGAGCACCCAGACTAAGGCAGAGCTGAGAATTTCTGTAGTTATTTACACTGGCCTGGACCACCACCTCTGTCCATACTCCTCTACTCTGCCTTAGTGAGACTGGAAGATTCTGACTGTTGTTCTCGACCCCAGGAATGTGATGAGCAGCCAGGAAGTTGTAGATTTCATTCAATCAAAGATCAGCCAGCGTGATGAAAATGGGGAGCTTCGGTTATTGTCATCCATTGTGGAAGAGGTGAGTACCAGGGTGGAGAAGAGAGGGTGTCTAGTCTGCACAGTTAGGGCTCACTCTTTTCATCTGAGCTAAGTCGGCAGTCTGGGAGCATTATTAATTGCTGACAGACGCTAAACCCCGACTACAAAGTTCCACCTTCTCTCATTTCCCTGACTTAGCCTTATGCCTTATGGACTAGCAGGTGGGCCGTTTTGTGATACCTCTTGCCCATTGCTCTCCTACCACCCTAACTCAGCAAGCCAGCCCACTTGTGGGCCTGTAGGTGCCCGGCAAGGTGTTCAAACCCTGTGGCTGAGCTACGCCCATCCCTTTTTTAGCTGCTGGATCAGTGCCTGGCACCAGACACTTCTGGGGATGGTACAGGGTGTGACAACATGACCTGCATCATCATTTGCTTCAAGCCCCGAAACACAGCAGAGCTCCAGCCAGAGAGTGGCAAGCGAAAACTAGAGGAGGTGCTCTCTACTGAGGGGGCTGAAGAAAATGGCAACAGCGACAAGAAGAAGAAGGCCAAGCGGGACTAGCAGTCATCCAGACCCCTGCCCACCTAGACTGTTTTCTGAGCCCTCCGGAACTGAGACtgagttttgtctttttcctttagcCTTAGCAGTGGGTATGAGGTGTGCAGGGGGAGCTGGGTGGCTTCACTCCGCCCATTCCAAAGAGGGCTCTCCCTCCACACTGCAGCCGGGAGCCTCTGCTGTCCTCCCCAGCCGCCTCTTTGCTCCTCGGGCTCATCACCGGTTCTGTGCCTGTGCTCTGTTGTGTTGGAGGGAAGGACTGGCGGTTCTGGTTTTTACTCTGTGAACACTTTATTTAaggacattcttttttattggcGGCTCCATGGCCCTCGGCCGCTTGCACCCGCTCTCTGTTGTACACTTTCAATCAACACTTTTTCAGACTAAAGGCCAAAACCTAATCGTACGCatcgtgtctttttttttcttctgccgtGGCCCCCAACTTGGCCCCATCTGTAGCATCTGGCGAGCCCCCATGTGAGTGTATGCGTGTGCTCATATGTGTCCTGCGCGTGTATAGGGGAGCCCAGAGCGAGCTGCTGGCAGGCCGGCCTGGCGGGCGTCGCGGCTGCCGCTCGCCCCCTCCTGGAGCCAGAAATGATCTAGTTCTCCCAGGGACAGGTCGGGACCGGTCTGGCTAGCCTGAAGCCTGGAGTCGGGCAGGACGCCGCCTGCGCGGCTCCCCGGCCGGCTCCCCCCGGCCGCTGATTGGCTTGCTCCTCGCCTCGTCACAATCACTTCCCGGTCACGCCATTGAGGCTCCCGCCGCGGCCGCTTCCCACGGACTACGCGTCCCGTGCGTCTCTGCGGCGGCGGAAGCGGAAGCGAGTACGGAGGTACCAGCTGGTCTCCGTAGGGGGGTAGGGGGCTCCATGAATGGaagtggcggcggcggcgggagcggCCTGAGCTGGGCGCTGGGGCCAGGGCCGGGGGCTGCCCAGGGCCCGCGCCGCTGCATGGGGGCGGCCCGCGGGCCCTGAGAGGAAGGGCAGACGGGCGGGCCGAGATAGGAGGGGCGGGGTCGGGCGGC
This genomic window from Pongo pygmaeus isolate AG05252 chromosome 12, NHGRI_mPonPyg2-v2.0_pri, whole genome shotgun sequence contains:
- the PPM1G gene encoding protein phosphatase 1G, whose amino-acid sequence is MGAYLSQPNTVKCSGDGVGAPRLPLPYGFSAMQGWRVSMEDAHNCIPELDSETAMFSVYDGHGGEEVALYCAKYLPDIIKDQKAYKEGKLQKALEDAFLAIDAKLTTEEVIKELAQIAGRPTEDEDEKEKVADEDDVDNEEAALLHEEATMTIEELLTRYGQNCHKGPPHSKSGAGTGEEPGSQGLNGEAGPEDSTRETPSQENGPTAKAYTGFSSNSERGTEAGQVGEPGIPTGEAGPSCSSASDKLPRVAKSKFFEDSEDESDEAEEEEEDSEECSEEEDGYSSEEAENEEDEDDTEEAEEDDEEEEEEMMVPGMEGKEEPGSDSGTTAVVALIRGKQLIVANAGDSRCVVSEAGKALDMSYDHKPEDEVELARIKNAGGKVTMDGRVNGGLNLSRAIGDHFYKRNKNLPPEEQMISALPDIKVLTLTDDHEFMVIACDGIWNVMSSQEVVDFIQSKISQRDENGELRLLSSIVEELLDQCLAPDTSGDGTGCDNMTCIIICFKPRNTAELQPESGKRKLEEVLSTEGAEENGNSDKKKKAKRD